One Paroedura picta isolate Pp20150507F chromosome 3, Ppicta_v3.0, whole genome shotgun sequence genomic window carries:
- the RHOT1 gene encoding mitochondrial Rho GTPase 1 isoform X3, with translation MKKDVRILLVGEPRVGKTSLIMSLVSEEFPEEVPPRAEEITIPADVTPERVPTHIVDYSESEQSDEQLHHEIAQANVICIVYAVNNKNSIDQVTSRWIPLINERTDKDSRLPLILVGNKSDLVEYSSMETILPIMNQYTEIETCVECSAKNLKNISELFYYAQKAVLHPTGPLYCPEEKEMKPACIKALTRIFRISDQDNDGTLNDAELNFFQRICFNTPLAPQALEDVKNVVRKNLSDGVADNGLTLKGFLFLHTLFIQRGRHETTWTVLRRFGYDDDLELTPEYLFPVLKIPSDCTTELNHHAYLFLQSIFDKHDLDRDCALSPEELKDLFKVFPYIPWGPDVNNTVCTNEMGWITYQGFLSQWTLTTYLDVQRCLEYLGYLGYSILTEQESQASAITVTRDKKIDLQKKQTQRNVFRCNLIGMKGCGKSGVLQALLGRNLMRQKQIRPDHKSYYAINTVYVYGQEKYLLLHNVCESDFLCDADTVCDAVCLVYDVSNPKSFEYCARMFKQHFMDSRIPCLVIAAKSDLHEVRQQYSISPADFCKKHKMPPPQAFSCNTVDAPNKDIFVKLTTMAMYPHVTQADLKSSTFWLRASFGATVFAVLGFAMYRALLKQR, from the exons ccagagttgGGAAGACATCTCTTATTATGTCTCTTGTCAGTGAAGAATTTCCAGAAGAG GTGCCTCCGCGAGCAGAAGAAATCACAATCCCAGCTGATGTTACTCCAGAAAGAGTGCCAACCCACATAGTGGATTATTCTG AATCTGAACAAAGTGACGAACAGCTCCATCATGAAATAGCGCAA GCAAATGTAATTTGCATAGTATATGCAGTTAACAACAAGAATTCAATTGATCAG GTGACGAGCCGATGGATACCTCTCATCAATGAAAGAACAGACAAGGACAGCAG ACTGCCTCTTATACTGGTTGGAAATAAATCGGATCTGGTGGAATACAGTAGTATGGAAACCATCCTTCCTATCATGAACCAGTACACAGAGATAGAAACTTGCGTAGAG TGTTCTGCCAAAaacttgaagaatatttctgagCTGTTCTACTATGCACAGAAAGCTGTTCTGCATCCTACGGGGCCCCTATATTGTCCAGAAGAGAAAGAG ATGAAACCTGCCTGTATAAAAGCTTTAACCCGGATCTTCAGAATTTCAGATCAGGATAACGATGGTACTCTTAATGACGCAGAACTCAACTTCTTTCAG CGAATCTGTTTTAACACACCATTAGCACCTCAGGCGCTGGAAGATGTCAAGAATGTAGTCCGGAAAAACCTTAGCGATGGAGTTGCGGATAACGGTTTAACGTTAAAAG GCTTTCTTTTTCTACACACACTTTTTATTCAGCGAGGGAGACATGAAACCACTTGGACAGTGTTGCGGCGATTTGGATATGATGATGATCTAGAGCTCACTCCAGAATATTTGTTTCCTGT GTTAAAAATACCTTCTGACTGCACGACAGAATTGAATCACCATGCATATCTATTTCTGCAAAGCATTTTTGATAAGCATGATTTG GACCGAGATTGTGCTTTGTCTCCTGAGGAGCTCAAAGATTTGTTCAAAGTTTTCCCTTACATACCATGGGGACCCGATGTCAACAACACCGTTTGTACAAACGAAATGGGCTGGATAACGTATCAGGGATTTTTGTCTCAATGGAC attaACTACATATTTGGATGTACAGCGCTGCCTTGAGTACTTGGGCTATTTAGGGTATTCAATATTAACTGAACAAGAATCTCAAGCATCAGCGATAACAG TGACTAGGGACAAAAAGATTGACCTACAGAAAAAACAGActcagaggaatgttttcagGTGTAATCTCATCGGGATGAAAGGCTGTGGGAAGAGTGGAGTCCTCCAAGCACTACTTGGAAGAAACCTGATG AGACAGAAGCAAATACGTCCAGACCACAAGTCTTATTATGCAATTAATACAGTCTACGTATATGGACAAGAAAAATATTTACTG TTGCATAATGTGTGTGAATCTGACTTCTTATGTGATGCTGACACCGTATGTGATGCTGTGTGCCTGGTGTATGATGTCAGCAATCCCAAGTCCTTTGAATACTGTGCCAGGATGTTTAAG CAACACTTCATGGACAGCCGAATACCGTGCTTAGTAATAGCCGCCAAGTCAGACCTGCATGAAGTTCGGCAGCAGTACAGTATTTCTCCAGCTGATTTCTGCAAAAAACACAAAATGCCTCCACCACAAGCCTTTTCTTGTAACACTGTTGATGCGCCCAATAAGGACATCTTTGTTAAGCTGACAACGATGGCCATGTATCC
- the RHOT1 gene encoding mitochondrial Rho GTPase 1 isoform X1 translates to MKKDVRILLVGEPRVGKTSLIMSLVSEEFPEEVPPRAEEITIPADVTPERVPTHIVDYSESEQSDEQLHHEIAQANVICIVYAVNNKNSIDQVTSRWIPLINERTDKDSRLPLILVGNKSDLVEYSSMETILPIMNQYTEIETCVECSAKNLKNISELFYYAQKAVLHPTGPLYCPEEKEMKPACIKALTRIFRISDQDNDGTLNDAELNFFQRICFNTPLAPQALEDVKNVVRKNLSDGVADNGLTLKGFLFLHTLFIQRGRHETTWTVLRRFGYDDDLELTPEYLFPVLKIPSDCTTELNHHAYLFLQSIFDKHDLDRDCALSPEELKDLFKVFPYIPWGPDVNNTVCTNEMGWITYQGFLSQWTLTTYLDVQRCLEYLGYLGYSILTEQESQASAITVTRDKKIDLQKKQTQRNVFRCNLIGMKGCGKSGVLQALLGRNLMRQKQIRPDHKSYYAINTVYVYGQEKYLLLHNVCESDFLCDADTVCDAVCLVYDVSNPKSFEYCARMFKQHFMDSRIPCLVIAAKSDLHEVRQQYSISPADFCKKHKMPPPQAFSCNTVDAPNKDIFVKLTTMAMYPHARLRCMCTCNRCTFCICQNLLNSDLLQSVKNKLFTAVLNRHVTQADLKSSTFWLRASFGATVFAVLGFAMYRALLKQR, encoded by the exons ccagagttgGGAAGACATCTCTTATTATGTCTCTTGTCAGTGAAGAATTTCCAGAAGAG GTGCCTCCGCGAGCAGAAGAAATCACAATCCCAGCTGATGTTACTCCAGAAAGAGTGCCAACCCACATAGTGGATTATTCTG AATCTGAACAAAGTGACGAACAGCTCCATCATGAAATAGCGCAA GCAAATGTAATTTGCATAGTATATGCAGTTAACAACAAGAATTCAATTGATCAG GTGACGAGCCGATGGATACCTCTCATCAATGAAAGAACAGACAAGGACAGCAG ACTGCCTCTTATACTGGTTGGAAATAAATCGGATCTGGTGGAATACAGTAGTATGGAAACCATCCTTCCTATCATGAACCAGTACACAGAGATAGAAACTTGCGTAGAG TGTTCTGCCAAAaacttgaagaatatttctgagCTGTTCTACTATGCACAGAAAGCTGTTCTGCATCCTACGGGGCCCCTATATTGTCCAGAAGAGAAAGAG ATGAAACCTGCCTGTATAAAAGCTTTAACCCGGATCTTCAGAATTTCAGATCAGGATAACGATGGTACTCTTAATGACGCAGAACTCAACTTCTTTCAG CGAATCTGTTTTAACACACCATTAGCACCTCAGGCGCTGGAAGATGTCAAGAATGTAGTCCGGAAAAACCTTAGCGATGGAGTTGCGGATAACGGTTTAACGTTAAAAG GCTTTCTTTTTCTACACACACTTTTTATTCAGCGAGGGAGACATGAAACCACTTGGACAGTGTTGCGGCGATTTGGATATGATGATGATCTAGAGCTCACTCCAGAATATTTGTTTCCTGT GTTAAAAATACCTTCTGACTGCACGACAGAATTGAATCACCATGCATATCTATTTCTGCAAAGCATTTTTGATAAGCATGATTTG GACCGAGATTGTGCTTTGTCTCCTGAGGAGCTCAAAGATTTGTTCAAAGTTTTCCCTTACATACCATGGGGACCCGATGTCAACAACACCGTTTGTACAAACGAAATGGGCTGGATAACGTATCAGGGATTTTTGTCTCAATGGAC attaACTACATATTTGGATGTACAGCGCTGCCTTGAGTACTTGGGCTATTTAGGGTATTCAATATTAACTGAACAAGAATCTCAAGCATCAGCGATAACAG TGACTAGGGACAAAAAGATTGACCTACAGAAAAAACAGActcagaggaatgttttcagGTGTAATCTCATCGGGATGAAAGGCTGTGGGAAGAGTGGAGTCCTCCAAGCACTACTTGGAAGAAACCTGATG AGACAGAAGCAAATACGTCCAGACCACAAGTCTTATTATGCAATTAATACAGTCTACGTATATGGACAAGAAAAATATTTACTG TTGCATAATGTGTGTGAATCTGACTTCTTATGTGATGCTGACACCGTATGTGATGCTGTGTGCCTGGTGTATGATGTCAGCAATCCCAAGTCCTTTGAATACTGTGCCAGGATGTTTAAG CAACACTTCATGGACAGCCGAATACCGTGCTTAGTAATAGCCGCCAAGTCAGACCTGCATGAAGTTCGGCAGCAGTACAGTATTTCTCCAGCTGATTTCTGCAAAAAACACAAAATGCCTCCACCACAAGCCTTTTCTTGTAACACTGTTGATGCGCCCAATAAGGACATCTTTGTTAAGCTGACAACGATGGCCATGTATCC CCATGCCCGGTTACGCTGTATGTGCACCTGCAACAGGTGTACGTTTTGCATCTGTCAGAACCTCCTCAACTCAGACTTGCTGCAATCTGTAAAGAACAAACTCTTCACTGCAGTTCTTAACAG
- the RHOT1 gene encoding mitochondrial Rho GTPase 1 isoform X2: protein MSLVSEEFPEEVPPRAEEITIPADVTPERVPTHIVDYSESEQSDEQLHHEIAQANVICIVYAVNNKNSIDQVTSRWIPLINERTDKDSRLPLILVGNKSDLVEYSSMETILPIMNQYTEIETCVECSAKNLKNISELFYYAQKAVLHPTGPLYCPEEKEMKPACIKALTRIFRISDQDNDGTLNDAELNFFQRICFNTPLAPQALEDVKNVVRKNLSDGVADNGLTLKGFLFLHTLFIQRGRHETTWTVLRRFGYDDDLELTPEYLFPVLKIPSDCTTELNHHAYLFLQSIFDKHDLDRDCALSPEELKDLFKVFPYIPWGPDVNNTVCTNEMGWITYQGFLSQWTLTTYLDVQRCLEYLGYLGYSILTEQESQASAITVTRDKKIDLQKKQTQRNVFRCNLIGMKGCGKSGVLQALLGRNLMRQKQIRPDHKSYYAINTVYVYGQEKYLLLHNVCESDFLCDADTVCDAVCLVYDVSNPKSFEYCARMFKQHFMDSRIPCLVIAAKSDLHEVRQQYSISPADFCKKHKMPPPQAFSCNTVDAPNKDIFVKLTTMAMYPHARLRCMCTCNRCTFCICQNLLNSDLLQSVKNKLFTAVLNRHVTQADLKSSTFWLRASFGATVFAVLGFAMYRALLKQR, encoded by the exons ATGTCTCTTGTCAGTGAAGAATTTCCAGAAGAG GTGCCTCCGCGAGCAGAAGAAATCACAATCCCAGCTGATGTTACTCCAGAAAGAGTGCCAACCCACATAGTGGATTATTCTG AATCTGAACAAAGTGACGAACAGCTCCATCATGAAATAGCGCAA GCAAATGTAATTTGCATAGTATATGCAGTTAACAACAAGAATTCAATTGATCAG GTGACGAGCCGATGGATACCTCTCATCAATGAAAGAACAGACAAGGACAGCAG ACTGCCTCTTATACTGGTTGGAAATAAATCGGATCTGGTGGAATACAGTAGTATGGAAACCATCCTTCCTATCATGAACCAGTACACAGAGATAGAAACTTGCGTAGAG TGTTCTGCCAAAaacttgaagaatatttctgagCTGTTCTACTATGCACAGAAAGCTGTTCTGCATCCTACGGGGCCCCTATATTGTCCAGAAGAGAAAGAG ATGAAACCTGCCTGTATAAAAGCTTTAACCCGGATCTTCAGAATTTCAGATCAGGATAACGATGGTACTCTTAATGACGCAGAACTCAACTTCTTTCAG CGAATCTGTTTTAACACACCATTAGCACCTCAGGCGCTGGAAGATGTCAAGAATGTAGTCCGGAAAAACCTTAGCGATGGAGTTGCGGATAACGGTTTAACGTTAAAAG GCTTTCTTTTTCTACACACACTTTTTATTCAGCGAGGGAGACATGAAACCACTTGGACAGTGTTGCGGCGATTTGGATATGATGATGATCTAGAGCTCACTCCAGAATATTTGTTTCCTGT GTTAAAAATACCTTCTGACTGCACGACAGAATTGAATCACCATGCATATCTATTTCTGCAAAGCATTTTTGATAAGCATGATTTG GACCGAGATTGTGCTTTGTCTCCTGAGGAGCTCAAAGATTTGTTCAAAGTTTTCCCTTACATACCATGGGGACCCGATGTCAACAACACCGTTTGTACAAACGAAATGGGCTGGATAACGTATCAGGGATTTTTGTCTCAATGGAC attaACTACATATTTGGATGTACAGCGCTGCCTTGAGTACTTGGGCTATTTAGGGTATTCAATATTAACTGAACAAGAATCTCAAGCATCAGCGATAACAG TGACTAGGGACAAAAAGATTGACCTACAGAAAAAACAGActcagaggaatgttttcagGTGTAATCTCATCGGGATGAAAGGCTGTGGGAAGAGTGGAGTCCTCCAAGCACTACTTGGAAGAAACCTGATG AGACAGAAGCAAATACGTCCAGACCACAAGTCTTATTATGCAATTAATACAGTCTACGTATATGGACAAGAAAAATATTTACTG TTGCATAATGTGTGTGAATCTGACTTCTTATGTGATGCTGACACCGTATGTGATGCTGTGTGCCTGGTGTATGATGTCAGCAATCCCAAGTCCTTTGAATACTGTGCCAGGATGTTTAAG CAACACTTCATGGACAGCCGAATACCGTGCTTAGTAATAGCCGCCAAGTCAGACCTGCATGAAGTTCGGCAGCAGTACAGTATTTCTCCAGCTGATTTCTGCAAAAAACACAAAATGCCTCCACCACAAGCCTTTTCTTGTAACACTGTTGATGCGCCCAATAAGGACATCTTTGTTAAGCTGACAACGATGGCCATGTATCC CCATGCCCGGTTACGCTGTATGTGCACCTGCAACAGGTGTACGTTTTGCATCTGTCAGAACCTCCTCAACTCAGACTTGCTGCAATCTGTAAAGAACAAACTCTTCACTGCAGTTCTTAACAG